One segment of Ipomoea triloba cultivar NCNSP0323 chromosome 12, ASM357664v1 DNA contains the following:
- the LOC115998124 gene encoding uncharacterized protein LOC115998124 yields the protein MSAIGWEYHKSGMLSKDQLLRLFDRFAFLTSQSDVKQKIADAVKDKQEAVAVTTAIQEEIFLEMGIDPRFGLACLGKVNMVYENDQDLMIRFYGFVAKEEMACEEAELGPNGFAEKMHMQHNLQEQQLEMLKYMRNFHLDDQSAIIDKVRLKMEMANFDSEASVLSMEEMQVVVSSKVAPLF from the exons ATGTCAGCCATAGGTTGGGAGTACCACAAATCGGGAATGCTATCCAAGGACCAACTGCTCCGCCTTTTTGATCGATTCGCTTTCCTTACCTCACAGTCTG ACGTGAAGCAAAAGATTGCGGATGCTGTGAAGGACAAACAG GAAGCTGTTGCTGTTACAACTGCAATCCAAGAGGAGATATTTTTGGAGATGGGAATTG ATCCAAGATTTGGTCTTGCTTGCTTGGGAAAAGTAAACATGGTGTATGAAAATGATCAGGATTTGATGATTCGCTTTTATGGTTTTGTTGCAAA AGAAGAGATGGCTTGTGAGGAAGCAGAGCTTGGTCCAAACGGATTTGCTGAAAAAATGCATATGCAACACAATTTACAAGAGCAG CAATTAGAGATGCTGAAGTATATGCGCAACTTTCACTTGGATGATCAATCTGCCATCATTGACAAG GTTCGCCTGAAGATGGAGATGGCCAATTTTGACAGTGAGGCTTCAGTACTGTCAATGGAAGAGATGCAGGTTGTTGTTTCAAGCAAAGTGGCACCTCTGTTCTAG